GCACGCGTAATCTCACCCTCTGCGAGATTTTTTGCCCCTTCATAAGCATTTTGAATACCTGCTTTGGCAAGTTTTTCTGCGATTTGAATTGCACGTTGCTCTCTTAAAGCGGTCTGATTTTCAAGTAAATTTACCAAATTTTCATTGGTTTCATCAAAGTTGAGCGCACTTAAATGAATATTTTTATCTTGCCAAACAATGGAAATCTCAACACCTGAAATTAGCGTGATCGGTAAGTCTTGTGCTGCTTGCTTTGCTTCTGCCAGCCCATTGATTGTGTCGTGATCCGTTAATGCTAACACATCAACGCCTTTTTCAACTGCTCGTTGCACAACTTCCGTGGGCGTTAGCATTCCATCAGAGGCCGTACTATGGCAGTGTAAATCATAATTCATTCTTTGTTATCCATATTATTTTTTTATTCCTTAATTTTGATTATTGGATCTATTGAAGAATCCAAGGGGCGCTAAAAGTGCTTATGCTTCGACAGGCTCAGCAACCGAACTCTGTCAAAACATGGTTGCTGAGCTTGTCGAAGCATAAGTTCTATCCTACAAAACGTTTCGCTTCAATTACTTCATCAATCTGCTGAATACGAGAAAGTAATTTTGCCAATAAATCAATATTGGTTAATTCAATTTCTAGGTTGATCGTCGCAAGATTAGATTTAATATCTGTTCGGCTTGAGATACCCAGTACATTAACTTTTTCATTCGCCATAATACCAGTAATATCTCTTAGTAATCCACTAAAATCATTCGCAATGATTCTGATGGTTAAGCTAAATCCTCTTGCATCATTCACACCCCACTGAGCTTGTACGACACGTTCAGGGTTAATACATTTTAATTCAAACAGTTGTTCACAATCAGATTTATGAATAGAAATTCCTCGTCCTTGTGTGATGTAGCCCACTATGCTGTCGCCCGGTATTGGCTGGCAACAACGTGCAACAGTGTGCATTAAATTTCCCACACCATCAATAATAATGTCACTACTCTTTCCTTTATTATTTACGTTATTTGCAGCTTTATAAGTCACCGCTTTCAGCACTGCTTCATCTTCTTGCTCTGCTGTTGGTTTAATCAATTTACTTTGTAAATAATGGCTTAACTGGCTTACTTTAATGTCGCCACCACCAATCGCTGCATAAAGATCGTCAATCTGCTTCAGGTTATAACGTGGCAGTGCATATTGCTCAATCTGTTTTTGTGTAAACTTGAATTTTGCCATTTCCGTTTCAAGCTGTTCTTTGCCAAGTGGAATGTTTTTATCACGATCCAACTTTTTAAAGAAATTAACCACTTTGGCTCTGGCTCTCGCCGTGTTAATAAAACCATTGTTTGGATTTAGCCAATCTCGACTCGGATTTGGGTTTTTCTGGGTAATAATTTCAACCTGATCCCCCATTTGTAGCTGATAGGTAAAAGGCACAATTCGCCCTGCCACTTTCGCCCCAATACAACGATGCCCTACTTCACTATGAATTGCATAGGCAAAATCAAGAGGAGTGGCATTTTTAGGGAGATCAATCACCTCGCCACGAGGGGTAAAGACATATACTCGGTCATCAAAAACTTGACTACGCAACTCGCTGATTGACTCACTTGATTCAGCAATATCATTCTGCCAGTCTAATAATTTACGCAACCAAACAATTTTATCTTCGTAACCTGCTCGTCCTGCCGTTGCTCCTTCTTTATATTTCCAGTGTGCTGCCACACCCAGCTCAGCGTCATCGTGCATTTGTTGAGTACGAATTTGCACTTCTATTGGTTTATTTCCTTTACCCAACACAACGGTGTGCAATGATTGATAGCCGTTTGGTTTTGGATTAGAAACGTAATCATCAAAATGCTCGGGTAAATGCTGATAATTCGTATGTACAATGCCTAATGCCGTGTAGCAATCTTCAAGGGTTGCAACAATAATTCGTACTGCTCGAATATCAAATAATTGCTCAAATGAAAGCTGTTTGCGTTGCATTTTTTTCCAAATGCTATAAATATGTTTTGGACGACCATATACCTGAAAATCGTCTAACTCTTCGTCAAATAAAGCGGTCAGATTTGTCACAAAATTTGCAATATATTTTTCACGATCAAGACGACGTTCTCTCAGTGCTTTAGCAATTTGTTTATATTGTTGAGGGTGTGAGGCTCTAAAACAGTAATCTTCCAGCTCCCATTTTAACTGTCCAATTCCTAAGCGATTGGCAAGTGGAGCATAAATTTGTGAACATTCTTTGGCAGCAAGCACGATTTCTTCTTCGGTCTTATCTTCATCTCGCAAATAAGTGATTCGCTCCGCCAGTTTAATAACCATACAACGGAAATCTTTGACCATTGCAAGAAGCATACGGCGAATATTATCGATTTGAAGATCAGATGTCGTGCCTGCATTTAATTGACGAATGTTATCCATCTCCAGTACGCCTTTCACAAGCTCGGTAATACTGGCATTAAACACATCTTTAACTTCGATTAAATCAATAATTTTATGTTTAACCAAAGGCACAAGAAAAGCAGCAACAAGACTATCATCGTCCATATTCAAGCCGTGTAAAATTTCTACCATTTCAATCCCAAACCACATTAAAGGATATTGCTCTACCTCTAATCGTTCCTGTGCATAACGCCATACAATTTGAATTTCTTCAAAAGTAACGGGGGACATTTGCAAAGACGCACCCCAACTAACTAATTCAAAATTAGCGAGTTCCAATGAGTGAGAACGACGAATTGCAACCATAAATCCTCCTGTTATATTTTATGGGATTAAACTGAAAATAATCTATTTGCTCGTAGATAGCCCTTTAATTCTATCTTGTTTATTTGAAGTTTTTAAAGCAAGAACACAGCCTAAAACAACAATAATACACCCTATTGCTTGATACAAATTTAATGTTTCATCTAACACGAAATATCCTATTACAGCCGTTGCCAAAGGGATCATTAACTGAATCACATTAAAAATCGCAATACCTTGTTTTTGAATAATATAAAAGGCAAATAGCATACCTGTAAGCATACCATAAATACCTGCAATGCCAAGCCCTAGCAATAAGCCTATTTGTACATCTTGTAACTGAAAAATAACGCCTGTCTTCACAGCAAAAATTAAATAAATACAACCTGATAAAA
This DNA window, taken from Phocoenobacter uteri, encodes the following:
- the relA gene encoding GTP diphosphokinase; this encodes MVAIRRSHSLELANFELVSWGASLQMSPVTFEEIQIVWRYAQERLEVEQYPLMWFGIEMVEILHGLNMDDDSLVAAFLVPLVKHKIIDLIEVKDVFNASITELVKGVLEMDNIRQLNAGTTSDLQIDNIRRMLLAMVKDFRCMVIKLAERITYLRDEDKTEEEIVLAAKECSQIYAPLANRLGIGQLKWELEDYCFRASHPQQYKQIAKALRERRLDREKYIANFVTNLTALFDEELDDFQVYGRPKHIYSIWKKMQRKQLSFEQLFDIRAVRIIVATLEDCYTALGIVHTNYQHLPEHFDDYVSNPKPNGYQSLHTVVLGKGNKPIEVQIRTQQMHDDAELGVAAHWKYKEGATAGRAGYEDKIVWLRKLLDWQNDIAESSESISELRSQVFDDRVYVFTPRGEVIDLPKNATPLDFAYAIHSEVGHRCIGAKVAGRIVPFTYQLQMGDQVEIITQKNPNPSRDWLNPNNGFINTARARAKVVNFFKKLDRDKNIPLGKEQLETEMAKFKFTQKQIEQYALPRYNLKQIDDLYAAIGGGDIKVSQLSHYLQSKLIKPTAEQEDEAVLKAVTYKAANNVNNKGKSSDIIIDGVGNLMHTVARCCQPIPGDSIVGYITQGRGISIHKSDCEQLFELKCINPERVVQAQWGVNDARGFSLTIRIIANDFSGLLRDITGIMANEKVNVLGISSRTDIKSNLATINLEIELTNIDLLAKLLSRIQQIDEVIEAKRFVG